One Idiomarina loihiensis L2TR genomic window carries:
- the xthA gene encoding exodeoxyribonuclease III codes for MKIISFNINGIRARLHQLQAVIDKHQPDVIGLQETKVHDDQFPLKDVEAMGYHVIYHGQKGHYGVAMLSKKPLENPQFGFPTDDDEAQRRMIMGDYPLADGGHVRILNGYFPQGESRDHPTKFPAKEKFYQDLMSYLDNDLSPEQPVIVMGDVNISRIDLDIGIGENNAKRWLKTGKCSFLPEEREWIQRLMDWGFTDTYRQLNPDVDNQFSWFDYRSRGFDDNRGLRIDLILATKALAKQCEDSGIDYELRGIEKPSDHAPVWSTFKD; via the coding sequence ATGAAAATCATTTCATTCAATATCAATGGTATACGAGCGCGACTGCATCAGTTACAGGCAGTAATTGATAAACATCAGCCCGATGTTATCGGTCTGCAGGAAACCAAAGTGCACGACGACCAGTTTCCGCTAAAAGACGTGGAAGCCATGGGTTATCACGTTATTTACCACGGCCAGAAAGGTCATTACGGCGTGGCCATGCTCAGTAAAAAGCCACTGGAAAACCCGCAGTTTGGCTTCCCTACTGACGATGATGAAGCACAGCGCCGCATGATAATGGGTGATTATCCACTGGCCGATGGTGGCCATGTACGTATTCTAAATGGCTACTTCCCGCAGGGCGAAAGCCGTGACCACCCTACGAAATTTCCAGCTAAAGAAAAGTTTTATCAGGACTTAATGAGCTATCTGGATAACGATCTTTCGCCGGAACAGCCAGTGATTGTTATGGGCGATGTAAATATCTCCCGTATCGATTTAGATATTGGTATTGGCGAAAACAACGCCAAACGCTGGCTTAAAACCGGGAAATGCAGCTTCCTTCCGGAAGAACGGGAATGGATACAAAGATTAATGGACTGGGGTTTTACTGACACTTATCGTCAGCTAAACCCGGATGTGGATAACCAGTTCAGCTGGTTTGATTATCGCTCACGTGGCTTTGATGACAACAGAGGTTTACGCATCGACCTTATCCTTGCCACTAAAGCTCTCGCCAAGCAATGCGAAGACAGCGGTATAGACTATGAACTCAGAGGCATAGAAAAACCCTCAGATCATGCCCCCGTCTGGTCTACATTTAAAGACTGA
- the yfbV gene encoding terminus macrodomain insulation protein YfbV, with amino-acid sequence MSRSFFAVLRDGKRYADKWPHHSVVAAMAESRIIPITRKAISWTPGIAVLNAALTWQFMPQEQLAPGLMLSLIMLSLPLQGLYWLGWRSRQPLKPMLRNWYKELRDKLRKQGVECQPQGEKGPEYMDLAIILRKALETLPPEEH; translated from the coding sequence ATGAGTCGTTCATTTTTTGCGGTTTTAAGAGATGGAAAGAGGTATGCCGATAAATGGCCTCATCATTCAGTTGTTGCCGCTATGGCAGAGTCGCGAATTATCCCTATAACTCGCAAAGCCATTAGCTGGACTCCGGGAATAGCGGTACTCAATGCTGCGCTGACCTGGCAGTTTATGCCGCAGGAGCAGTTAGCCCCGGGGCTGATGTTGTCACTTATTATGTTGAGCTTACCCTTGCAGGGTTTGTACTGGCTCGGCTGGCGTTCCAGACAACCTTTAAAGCCAATGTTACGGAACTGGTATAAAGAGCTGAGAGATAAGCTGAGAAAGCAGGGCGTTGAGTGTCAGCCACAGGGTGAGAAAGGCCCTGAATACATGGATTTGGCGATTATTTTGCGTAAAGCACTGGAAACATTGCCGCCGGAAGAGCACTAA
- a CDS encoding DUF3392 domain-containing protein gives MQNVLNNLGMMIRPHFYELAMAIIATLLVIYGAEVNRMVQRQVAHWHFVFRTLVFIVVCAFGYGWLTVWFTPVLAGWLSLIPLHLLAVSTIGILFFLGFLAERKRQL, from the coding sequence GTGCAGAATGTGTTGAATAATTTGGGCATGATGATCCGCCCACATTTCTATGAACTGGCTATGGCGATCATTGCCACACTATTGGTGATTTATGGCGCAGAAGTGAACCGCATGGTGCAAAGGCAAGTGGCGCACTGGCATTTTGTATTCAGGACTTTGGTCTTCATCGTGGTTTGTGCATTTGGTTACGGTTGGCTGACCGTCTGGTTTACGCCAGTTTTAGCCGGCTGGTTAAGCCTTATTCCTTTGCACCTGCTGGCAGTCAGTACCATTGGAATATTGTTTTTCTTAGGTTTTCTCGCAGAAAGAAAACGACAACTGTAA